The Herbiconiux sp. A18JL235 region TCTGCGCCTGCCGAAGCACCGACGCGACGAGGCCGCGGCCCTCGCCGACGCCGGCGAGCTGTTGCGCTTCACGGGTGTCGCGGATGATCGGTCGCGCCGAGCATCCGCTCTCAGCTACGACGCGCAGCGGCGGGTGGAGATCGCCCGCGCGCTCATGACGAAGCCGAGGCTGCTGCTGCTCGACGAGCCCGCCGCGGGAATGAACGAGAGCGAGACGAGGGCGCTTGCCTCGCTGATCACCTCGATCCGCGACGCCGGAACCGACGTGGTGCTCATCGAGCACGACATGGACCTGCTGATGAGTGTCTCCGACCGGATCGTCGTGCTCGACCACGGCGAGGTCATCGCCACCGGCACGCCCGAGGAGGTGCGGCGCGACCCCGCCGTGCTCGAGGCCTATCTGGGGAGCGGAGCATGAGCATCCTGACTGTGGAGAACCTCTCGGTGCGCTACGGGGCCGTGCGGGCGGTGACGGATGCGTCGCTGCACGTCGACGAGGCGGAGCTGGTCGTGATCGTAGGCGCCAACGGAGCCGGTAAGTCGAGCCTGCTGCGAGCGGTGTCGGGGCTCGTGAAGTCGGCAGGCGGTTCGGTCGCGTTCGCCGGGCGCACCGTCACGACGGCTCCCGCGGAGAAGCGTGTGCGGGCGGGACTGTGCCTGGTGCCCGAGGGCCGGCACATCTTCGGGCGCATGACGGTGCTCGAGAACCTGCAGATCGCCACCTGGGGCAGCGCCTACAAGCTGCGCGGCGAACTCGACCGCGTCTACGGGCTCTTCCCGGTGCTCGCCGAGCGGGCCGGCCAGGTGGCGGCGACGCTCTCGGGCGGGGAGCAGCAGATGCTGGCGATCTCGCGGGCGCTGGTGCGGCATCCGAAGCTCCTCGTGCTCGACGAGCCCTCGATGGGGCTCGCGCCGCTCGTGGTGAAGCAGATGTTCGAGCTCATCGCCGAGGTGAACGCGCAAGGCACCAGTGTGCTGCTTGTGGAGCAGAACGCGCGCATGGCGCTGTCGATCGCGCACCGCGGCTACCTGATGGAGACCGGCACGCTCGCGGGCGGCGGGAGTGCCGCCGACATGGCCGACGACGAGAGTCTGCACGCCGCCTACTTCGGCCGATCGTCGCCCTGACCGGGCACGCCGCCGCGTTCTCGTTCATCCCTTTTTCTCTAGGAGCACCATGAATCCTTCCTTCAGCGCGCCCTCGGTGGCGCTCGCCGCGCCCCATGCCGCGGCCGTCGAGACCGGTCGACGCATCGTCGAAGACGGCGGCAACGCCGTGGATGCTGCGGTCGCGGCGGCGGCGGTGCTCACGGTCGTCTACCCGCACATGTGCAGCGTGGGAGGCGACCTCATCGCGCTGGTGCGTTCGGCCGACGGCGAGGTGGAGTGCGTGAACGCCTCCGGTGCCTTCGGCTCGGCGGCGCCGGTCGAGACGCTGTTTGACGGAGTCGCGGCCATGCCGGTCTCGGGTCCGCTGACGGTGTCGGTGCCGGGCACCCCCTCCGGATGGGCGGCGCTCCTGGAGCGCTGGGGCTCGCTGCCGCTCGAGCGGGTGCTGCGGGATGCGATCGTGCTGGCGCGCGACGGCGTGGCGGTGAGCGCCGGGCTGGCGCAGGCGATCCGCGACGACGAGCAGGCCCTTTCGGCCGACCCCGGGATGCGGGGCGTCTTCTTCCCCGACGGGCGTCCGGCGCAGGTGGGCGAGGTGATCCGCCAGCCCGCTCTCGCGGCGACCCTGTCGGTCCTCGCCCGAGACGGACTGCGGTCGTTCTACGACGGCGAGGTCGCCACGCAGCTCGCCTCGGGACTCGCCGCACTCGGGGTGCCGGTGAGCGCATCCGATCTGCAGGCGCACGCGGCACGGCTCGAGCCGCCGCTCTCGGCGAGGGTCGGCGAGCTCACCGTGTCGACGGCGGCCCCCAACTCGCAGGGGTACACGCTGCTGCGCACCCTCGGCGCTGTGGAGACGGCGCGGGCGGTGGGCGCCGAGGTCGACGCGGCCGTGGTCGCGGAGCTGATGTACAGCGGAGACGTGCTGCGCGACGACGAGCTCGCCGACCCGCTCGTGGTGCCCGTCGACGTCGAGGGCGCGCTGTCGGCCGAGGCGCTCTCGGCGGCGCTCACCGCCGCGGCCGAGAGCGCACGCACGGGAGTGCGGGTCGAGGCCCGGGTGACGCCGCGGCCGGCCGGTGACACGATCGCGGTGACGGCGGTGTCGAGCGACGGGGTGGCCGTCTCGCTCATCCAGTCGGTGTTCCACTCCTTCGGCTCGCTGATGCTCGAGCCGGCGACCGGACTCGTGCTGCACAATCGTGCGGCGTTCTTCACCCTCGAGGCGGGGTCGCCCAACGTGGTGGCGGCGGGCAAGCGGCCGGCGCACACCCTGGTGCCGGTGCTCGTGGAGTCGGATGCGGGGCTCGTCGCCGCGCACGGCACCATGGGCGGGAAGGCGCAGTCGCAGATCCACGTGCAGCTGGTGGAGCGCATCCGTGCGGGGGCCACGCCGCAGGAGGCCGTCGCCGCACCCCGGTACATCGTGGGCGGACTCGACATGGGCACCGACAACGACTACGTCTTCGTCGAACCCGGCTTCGACGACGACACCCTCCGCGGCCTCGAGCGCAGCCCTCTGCGGCTGGTGCCTTCGCCCATCCTCCACTCCGACGCGGGCCACGCCATGATCGCCCGCCTCGACCCCTCGGGCGCGCTCTCCGCTGGCGCCGACCCGCGCAGCGACGGGGCGGCCCTCGTCGCGACGCCTCCCTCGGAGTAGCAGCAGGTCAGCGGATGCGGAGCCAGGTCGGCTCGGCCACGGATACGCCGCGCACGCCGACGATGAGCTGCGATCGAGCTTCTCGGCTCAGTGCAGGGCGCGCACCTCGGGCGAGTCGAGCACGGCCGTCAGGATGCGGCGGAGGGTCGTCGCGTCGGCGGGGGTGAGGCCGGCGGTGAGCACGGCGTCGACGCGCTCGACGCGCGGCACCAGTGCGGTGAGCTCGCGCTCGCCTAGCTCGGTGAGGTGCAGTACGTTCCGGCGCTTGTCGATGTCGTCACGGAGCCGTTCGATCAGGCCGCGGCGCTCCAGACGGGCGACGATGTCGGCGATGGTCGACCGGTCGAGGTCGAGGCGCTCGACGAGGTGCTGCTGGCTGGCACCGGGGGTGCCGGCCAGCACGTTGAGCACTCCGAACTGCACGCTGGTGACCTCGGCCGACACCTCGCGCTGCCAGGCGGCGACATGCGCCTGCTGCGCGCGGCGGAAAAGGTAGCCGGTGTAGTCGGAGACGTCGTGCGGGGTGGCCATCTCCCCGATCATTCCAGAGTCGCAGGAGAGCCGGAGGTCACAGCCAGCGCGGCGGCGTGGGCGCGACGTCGCCGCTGAGGGTGGTGACGCCGTGGCCACCGCGACCGGTCGCCCATTGGGCGAGTGCGGCGGCGGTGCCGCGGAGTGTGAGGGCGGGAAGGCCCGTGCGATCGGGTTCCGCGTGTGCATCCGCCTCTGGCTCGGCCGAGCGGAACGGCTCGGTGCGATCGGAGGGCTCGAGCACGAAAGCGGGCAGCGATTCGTCGAGGCGCCGCTTGTCCCACGCGCCCAGCACCTCGCCGATCAACCTGTCGATCACGGGTGCGGGGATGTCGTCGAAGCGACCGCCGTTGGCGAGGTCGACGGCGTGGATCCAGACCTCGCGGGTGCGCATCCACACCGACTCCGACACCGGCACGGTTCGACCCTGGGCGGTGCGCACGAGGTTCGACCAGTCGGCGTCGGGGAGGTCGCGCCACTCCACGGTGAGGTGGATGGCGGCGTGGTCGGAGAGGTTGCGCAGCGCCTGCGCGGGCAGGGTCGCCGAGAACTCGATCTCGGCGTTGCGCTGCTCGGGCGACGCGTACATCGGAGTCTCGACCCCGGTCGCGGCCCACTCCACCAGGCGGGTGAGGGCCCGGGCGTTCAGCCCGACGTGGGCGATCAGCTCGCGACGCGACCAGCCCGGGAGCAGGGACGGACCGTCGAAGTCGGCGTCCGTCAGCTCTGTCAGCTTGCGCGAGTAGTAGGCCTGCGCGCGCCGGGCGAGCAGGAGCCCCGCGACGATCGCCGGGTCGGTGACCTGGTCGGTGCGGGCGACCACGGCTCAGGCCTCCGCGCGCACGGTGTTGCGCAGTGTGCCGATGCCCTCGATCGACGTGACGAGCGTGGCGCCGTCGGTGAGGTACCGGGCGGGCTTGCGGGCGTGCCCGACGCCGCCGGGGGTGCCGCTCGCGATGACGTCACCGGGGTTGAGCGTGATGATCTGCGAGATGTAGGCGACGAGGGCAGCCGGGTCGAACACCAGGTCGTCGGTGTTCGAGTGCTGCATCGTCTCTCCGTCGACCTCGGTGCGGATGTCGGTGTCGACCGCGTACTCGTCGGGCGTCACGAGCACGGGCCCGAACGGCGTGGTGGCCTCGAAGGTCTTGCCCTGGAACCATTCCGGCGTGCGGTACTGGAAGTCGCGCATGGTCACGTCGTTCAACACCGAGTACCCGGCGATGGCGTCGGATGCTTCGGCCGCCGTGAGTCGCCGTGCGCGCTGCCCGATCACGACCGCGAGCTCGGCTTCCCAGTCGACCGCGTGCGAGGCGTACTCGGGCAGCACGATGGGGTCGTAAGGCCCGATCAGCGCCTCGGGGTACTTGGCGAAGAGGGTGGGGTGCTCGGGCAGTTCGCGGCCCATCTCGAGGATGTGGTTGCGGTAGTTCAGGCCCACGCACACGATCTTCGAGGGTGCCGGTACGACCGGCGCCCACTGCTCGTCGTGCACCTGGTCGAGCGGATGCGCGGTGCCGGTGGCCGCCTCGGCGGTCTGACGCCAGGTGGGGTCGGCAAGCAGGGCGCCGACGTCGGCGAACCCGTCGATCTCGACGGCGGTGTCGGCGTCGACGCGGACGGCGACGGAGGAGGCGGGGGAGCCGGGCGTGCGGAGGGTGGCGAGCTTCATGGGGGACGCTTTCTGGTGTCTTACTGCTGGGCTGAGGGAACGAAGGTGCGGGCGAAGTTGAGGCGCTCCATGATGGGGCCGTCGGTGAACCGGAACAGGTCGAACTGCGAGTCGGCGTGCAGCTCCCACGGCACCCAGCTGGGCACCACGAACAGGTCGCCGGTCTCGAGCCGGGTCTCGACGCCACCGAGCACGACGGTGCCGGTGCCCTCGAACACCTGCCACACGGCGGAGCCCACCTCGTGGGTCGAGGGTGTCGATGCTCCGGCGCGCAGCCGGTGGAACTCGCAGCGGATCGTCGACATCACGTCGCCGCCCGTGGTGGGGTTGGTGTAGCGGATGGCGGCGTGGCCCTGCGAGAGCGTCGCCGGGAACCCTTCGTCTTCTAGGCGCAGCTGTTCGGTGAGTGCAGCATCCGTGTGTTCCCAGCGGTAGGCGCTGAGGGGGGAGGAGATCTTGTCTTCGAGCACCGACATAGGCCGCAGGCCCGGGTAGGCCCAGAGGCGTTCGGCACGGGAGAACTGAGGGCTCGCCTCGTCGGTCACTCGTTCCGAGCCGAACTCAAAGAAGCCGACGTCCATCTGGCTGGAGAAGGGGATGTCGAGGCCGTCGATCCAGGCCATCGGGTTCGCCGTGTCGTTGTGGTGGCCGTGGAAGTTCCAGCCCGGGGTGAGCAGCAGATCGCCGCGGCTCATCCTCACCGGGTCGCCGTTGACGACTGTCCAGACGCCCTCGCCCTCCACCACGAAGCGGAACGCGTTCTGCGAGTGACGGTGCTCGGGGGCCGTCTCGCGCCCGCCGAGGTACTGGATGGCGCACCACAGCGTCGGGGTGGCGTACCCGGTGCCCGGCAGGCCCGGGTTCGTGAGGCCGACCGCTCGGCGCTCGCCGCCGCGGCCGACGGGCACGAGGTCGCCGGAGCGCTGGGCGATGTCGAACAGCGTCTTCCACCGCCACACGTGCGGCACCGCCTGGGGCGCCGGCGTCATCGGCATGAGATCGTCGCGCTGCGTCCACAGCGGCGCCATGTCGTTCGCGGCGAAGTCGCGGTAGAGCTGCTCGAGCTCGGGGCTGTCGGCGGAGCCGTCCATCTGCTGCACTGCAGTGTCCTCTCGTCATCACGAGTTAGTCAGTACCCCAACTATATCCGCACACCCCATCCTTGTCACGACCTGCGGATGGCAGCGATCGAAAGGGCGCGAAGTGCCTGCTCCCGAGGGTTGAGAGGGCACTTCGCGCCTTCTCGATCGCGGGCAGCGCGGCGCGGGGCCGCGCAGGGCCGCGCGGGGCCTCACGCGGCGGTCGCGGTGGGGGACTCCTCGGGGTCGAGGGAGGAGGGGATGCGGCGGCGGGGGCGCCAGGCGACCGTGGCGATGAAGACGCCCGCCACCACGACCGCCCCGCCGAGCAGGTCGCCGACCGCGGGCACGTCGCCGAGGATGAGCCAGGCGCTCGTGAAGCCCGCGACCGGCACGAGCATGGAGAAGGGCGCGACCCGGCTCGACGGGTTGCGCTTCATGAGGGCGGTCCAGATGCCGGTGCCGACGACCGTGGCGAGCAACGCGGTGTAGGCGAGACCGATCAGGGCGGGCAGCGCCTCGGGGGTGAAGGCGGTGGCGAGCGACTCGCCGATGCGGTCGGGCCCCTCGACGAGGAGCGAGAGGGCGAGCATCGGCAGGGGTGGCACGACCGACATCCAGAGCGTCAGCCGCAGCGGGTTCTCAGGCCTGGCCTGGCGGCTGCAGATGTTGCCGAAGGCCCAGCCGAGCGCTCCGCACAGAGTGAGCACGACCGGCAGCAGCGCCGAGACCCCCGCGCGTTCGGCGGCGATGATGCCGAGGCCGGCCACCGCTATGGCGATGCCGACT contains the following coding sequences:
- a CDS encoding ABC transporter ATP-binding protein; this translates as MSILTVENLSVRYGAVRAVTDASLHVDEAELVVIVGANGAGKSSLLRAVSGLVKSAGGSVAFAGRTVTTAPAEKRVRAGLCLVPEGRHIFGRMTVLENLQIATWGSAYKLRGELDRVYGLFPVLAERAGQVAATLSGGEQQMLAISRALVRHPKLLVLDEPSMGLAPLVVKQMFELIAEVNAQGTSVLLVEQNARMALSIAHRGYLMETGTLAGGGSAADMADDESLHAAYFGRSSP
- a CDS encoding MarR family winged helix-turn-helix transcriptional regulator, translating into MATPHDVSDYTGYLFRRAQQAHVAAWQREVSAEVTSVQFGVLNVLAGTPGASQQHLVERLDLDRSTIADIVARLERRGLIERLRDDIDKRRNVLHLTELGERELTALVPRVERVDAVLTAGLTPADATTLRRILTAVLDSPEVRALH
- a CDS encoding gamma-glutamyltransferase family protein, producing the protein MNPSFSAPSVALAAPHAAAVETGRRIVEDGGNAVDAAVAAAAVLTVVYPHMCSVGGDLIALVRSADGEVECVNASGAFGSAAPVETLFDGVAAMPVSGPLTVSVPGTPSGWAALLERWGSLPLERVLRDAIVLARDGVAVSAGLAQAIRDDEQALSADPGMRGVFFPDGRPAQVGEVIRQPALAATLSVLARDGLRSFYDGEVATQLASGLAALGVPVSASDLQAHAARLEPPLSARVGELTVSTAAPNSQGYTLLRTLGAVETARAVGAEVDAAVVAELMYSGDVLRDDELADPLVVPVDVEGALSAEALSAALTAAAESARTGVRVEARVTPRPAGDTIAVTAVSSDGVAVSLIQSVFHSFGSLMLEPATGLVLHNRAAFFTLEAGSPNVVAAGKRPAHTLVPVLVESDAGLVAAHGTMGGKAQSQIHVQLVERIRAGATPQEAVAAPRYIVGGLDMGTDNDYVFVEPGFDDDTLRGLERSPLRLVPSPILHSDAGHAMIARLDPSGALSAGADPRSDGAALVATPPSE
- a CDS encoding cupin domain-containing protein; the protein is MDGSADSPELEQLYRDFAANDMAPLWTQRDDLMPMTPAPQAVPHVWRWKTLFDIAQRSGDLVPVGRGGERRAVGLTNPGLPGTGYATPTLWCAIQYLGGRETAPEHRHSQNAFRFVVEGEGVWTVVNGDPVRMSRGDLLLTPGWNFHGHHNDTANPMAWIDGLDIPFSSQMDVGFFEFGSERVTDEASPQFSRAERLWAYPGLRPMSVLEDKISSPLSAYRWEHTDAALTEQLRLEDEGFPATLSQGHAAIRYTNPTTGGDVMSTIRCEFHRLRAGASTPSTHEVGSAVWQVFEGTGTVVLGGVETRLETGDLFVVPSWVPWELHADSQFDLFRFTDGPIMERLNFARTFVPSAQQ
- a CDS encoding EamA family transporter is translated as MTTRDRLLAVLVAVLWGVNFVALHLSLEHFPPFFLVALRFAVIALPTVLFVKRPGVPLKWLLGYGLGFGILQFAFLFAAMDAGMPPGLASLVLQASAPFTVVLAAVWLRERLTLVQGVGIAIAVAGLGIIAAERAGVSALLPVVLTLCGALGWAFGNICSRQARPENPLRLTLWMSVVPPLPMLALSLLVEGPDRIGESLATAFTPEALPALIGLAYTALLATVVGTGIWTALMKRNPSSRVAPFSMLVPVAGFTSAWLILGDVPAVGDLLGGAVVVAGVFIATVAWRPRRRIPSSLDPEESPTATAA
- a CDS encoding fumarylacetoacetate hydrolase family protein — encoded protein: MKLATLRTPGSPASSVAVRVDADTAVEIDGFADVGALLADPTWRQTAEAATGTAHPLDQVHDEQWAPVVPAPSKIVCVGLNYRNHILEMGRELPEHPTLFAKYPEALIGPYDPIVLPEYASHAVDWEAELAVVIGQRARRLTAAEASDAIAGYSVLNDVTMRDFQYRTPEWFQGKTFEATTPFGPVLVTPDEYAVDTDIRTEVDGETMQHSNTDDLVFDPAALVAYISQIITLNPGDVIASGTPGGVGHARKPARYLTDGATLVTSIEGIGTLRNTVRAEA
- a CDS encoding maleylpyruvate isomerase family mycothiol-dependent enzyme, with the protein product MVARTDQVTDPAIVAGLLLARRAQAYYSRKLTELTDADFDGPSLLPGWSRRELIAHVGLNARALTRLVEWAATGVETPMYASPEQRNAEIEFSATLPAQALRNLSDHAAIHLTVEWRDLPDADWSNLVRTAQGRTVPVSESVWMRTREVWIHAVDLANGGRFDDIPAPVIDRLIGEVLGAWDKRRLDESLPAFVLEPSDRTEPFRSAEPEADAHAEPDRTGLPALTLRGTAAALAQWATGRGGHGVTTLSGDVAPTPPRWL